One Cupriavidus taiwanensis LMG 19424 DNA segment encodes these proteins:
- a CDS encoding GIY-YIG nuclease family protein — protein sequence MSADCAWYLYLLECTGDSIYTGITTDVARRFAEHQSGKGAKYTRSRKPLRVLGQMRFATKSEALKAEIEIKRMSSAQKRSFCAQLPALDAQHQTV from the coding sequence ATGTCCGCTGACTGCGCCTGGTATCTCTATCTCCTCGAATGCACCGGCGATTCCATTTATACCGGAATCACCACGGACGTGGCCCGCCGGTTTGCCGAACACCAGTCCGGAAAGGGCGCCAAATATACGCGCTCACGCAAGCCGCTGCGCGTGCTCGGTCAGATGCGCTTCGCCACCAAGTCGGAAGCGTTGAAGGCGGAAATCGAAATCAAACGCATGAGTTCGGCGCAGAAGCGATCATTTTGCGCTCAGCTTCCGGCCCTCGACGCGCAGCACCAGACTGTGTGA